The Dethiosulfovibrio peptidovorans DSM 11002 genome has a window encoding:
- a CDS encoding MBL fold metallo-hydrolase, translated as MADLKLTHLLGDSYVVEGRIKLGLWGPKDDTVLLDSGMDESSGRALRRMIEREGRHLSWVACTHFHADHVGGCAYLKKSTGCSVAMPAFESPFLEETTYEPSFLWGASPFGALRNKFLMAPVCQVDRRLPQSGEWEETDLRLVSLAGHSPGMVGYVTPDEVAYVGDSLFDSDMVEAHGMLYVVDVAEWLVTLDFLERLEARWFVPCHASTVEDPSELISVTRRHLLDISDRVLTLCRTPMTRDDLLGKLMEWLDKKMDPLRYVLNLGALSAHLSYLIDRGEVEPLEDRGRLLWKAVD; from the coding sequence ATGGCGGATCTGAAACTGACACATCTCTTGGGAGATAGCTATGTCGTGGAGGGGCGCATAAAGCTGGGGCTCTGGGGACCTAAGGACGATACGGTTCTTCTGGATTCGGGCATGGACGAATCGTCCGGCAGGGCTTTGAGGCGCATGATCGAAAGGGAAGGCCGGCATCTGAGCTGGGTAGCCTGCACCCATTTTCACGCCGATCACGTCGGCGGATGCGCCTATCTGAAGAAGTCCACCGGCTGTTCCGTAGCGATGCCAGCCTTCGAGAGTCCGTTTCTGGAGGAGACGACCTACGAGCCGTCGTTCCTATGGGGGGCGTCGCCTTTCGGGGCTCTCAGGAACAAGTTTCTTATGGCTCCTGTGTGTCAGGTGGACCGACGGTTACCTCAGTCCGGAGAGTGGGAGGAAACCGACCTGAGGCTGGTCTCACTGGCGGGGCACTCTCCGGGGATGGTGGGCTACGTCACGCCGGACGAGGTCGCCTACGTGGGGGACTCGTTGTTCGACTCCGATATGGTGGAGGCCCACGGAATGCTTTACGTGGTGGACGTGGCGGAATGGCTCGTTACCCTCGATTTTCTGGAGAGGCTGGAGGCCCGGTGGTTCGTTCCCTGCCACGCTTCGACCGTGGAGGATCCCTCCGAGCTTATCTCCGTGACCAGGCGGCATCTATTGGATATATCCGACAGGGTTCTCACCCTTTGCAGAACCCCGATGACCAGAGACGACCTGTTGGGAAAGTTGATGGAATGGCTGGATAAGAAGATGGATCCCCTGAGATACGTCTTGAACCTCGGGGCCCTTTCGGCCCATCTCAGTTATCTGATAGACCGTGGAGAGGTGGAGCCCCTGGAGGATCGGGGGAGATTGCTCTGGAAAGCGGTGGATTGA
- a CDS encoding ribonuclease HI family protein: MVWKAHFDGGSRGNPGIAGAGAALYDDENRLVWRGAEPLGERTNNEAEYMAAILVLKEVLRRGLSEIELCGDSKLVINQLSGAWKIKEPRLGVLAEEFKALAKGLSVRFRWVPRKDNSEADRMANLAMDGLAPSDDVSSEKEETTSQAVVEIVVFSDGDERYFVDLPRLRCSCEEFCSKGDCVHLKICRDAGFAP; this comes from the coding sequence ATGGTCTGGAAGGCCCATTTCGACGGCGGTTCTCGAGGCAATCCCGGCATAGCCGGAGCGGGGGCGGCCTTGTATGACGACGAAAATCGTCTTGTATGGAGAGGGGCCGAACCTCTGGGAGAGAGGACCAACAACGAGGCGGAATATATGGCGGCCATCTTGGTTCTTAAAGAGGTACTCCGTCGTGGCTTGAGCGAGATAGAACTCTGTGGGGACAGCAAGCTGGTGATCAACCAGCTCTCGGGAGCCTGGAAGATAAAGGAGCCGAGATTGGGCGTTTTGGCCGAGGAGTTCAAGGCATTGGCTAAAGGTCTGTCGGTGAGGTTCCGCTGGGTTCCCCGGAAGGATAACTCCGAGGCGGACCGCATGGCCAACCTCGCTATGGACGGCCTGGCTCCTTCAGACGACGTTTCCTCCGAAAAGGAAGAGACTACCAGTCAAGCAGTGGTGGAGATAGTGGTCTTCTCCGATGGAGATGAACGGTATTTCGTAGATCTGCCCCGTCTTAGGTGCAGCTGCGAGGAGTTCTGCTCCAAAGGTGACTGCGTTCACCTTAAAATCTGTAGAGATGCGGGGTTCGCGCCCTGA
- a CDS encoding LemA family protein, translating to MGTSAIILSAIAAVGALWAIMAYNGLVKKRTMVEEAWSGISVQLKRRHDLIPNLMNTVKGYASHEKEVFEKVSEARSASMSAGSVGDSAKAESMLTGALRSLFAVAEAYPDLKANENFVQLQGQLSSLEDEIQMARRYYNGSARNLNIAVQTFPTNLIASTFGFKKAEFFELEDRSEGEVPLVSF from the coding sequence ATGGGAACATCGGCGATCATATTATCGGCGATTGCGGCAGTCGGGGCTCTTTGGGCCATCATGGCCTACAACGGTCTCGTCAAGAAGAGGACCATGGTCGAGGAGGCCTGGAGCGGGATATCGGTCCAGCTAAAACGGAGACACGACTTGATACCGAATCTTATGAACACGGTAAAGGGATACGCATCCCACGAGAAAGAGGTGTTCGAAAAGGTATCAGAGGCCAGATCGGCTTCCATGTCAGCCGGATCAGTAGGCGACTCTGCAAAGGCCGAATCCATGCTGACCGGGGCTCTGAGAAGCCTCTTCGCCGTGGCCGAGGCCTATCCCGACCTGAAAGCCAACGAAAACTTCGTCCAGCTTCAGGGACAGCTTTCCTCCCTGGAGGACGAGATCCAGATGGCAAGACGTTATTACAACGGCTCTGCCAGAAACCTGAACATAGCGGTACAGACCTTCCCAACCAACCTGATCGCGTCGACGTTCGGATTCAAGAAGGCCGAGTTCTTCGAACTGGAGGACCGCTCCGAGGGAGAGGTTCCTCTGGTGTCCTTCTAG
- a CDS encoding PAS domain-containing sensor histidine kinase yields the protein MVLPFPHGEMCLSILDSVLYGLLVYDGDRVSFANRKAVSILGYEDQEAIVGRPLLDLIHPDDRAVLWERIPNAAARHTVVGEERLLKKDGSSALVDIEIFPMKPDGSGKSLMFLRDISMRKRAEESHWESEKKYWQLFNSMGDGAFISGTIRSDMPNRISEINDSFCRMLGFSREDLVGRPVIDMVDSSSRDEAEGMFDRLLDEGELLLTLNLLRKDGRTFPAELSARVIPLWDYPVVMTVVRDLSDKVRASSRVRFAEKRYESLFDNLVDAMSLNEIMTDEEGKPWNYRLLEVNRAYETLTGMGREELVGKTALELFPGEDFLLFDLYHSIATSGESKRFVHSSIEKGTVWDMVVFSPEEGQFALLIRDITEERRLERLIRQTEKLRSLGELTGGIANDFLAYFQAVSGYGETLREDSSDPSARVIGSRIIDVSERALSLIRKLLAFSKKGDVDFCPVDVHDVLLKLRGLFSHGFEEGPEVELYLKAPIGRVLGDEGQLYNAFMNLMLNAKEADPEGDAVTVHTGFARLGEESCGELLGEPSPGDFIRISVEDHGSGIGRSDLSRIMEPFFSTKKNSIGMGLPEVFGIVRSHGGGLSIETEERKGTTVSLFLPLFKEEYGGSSFEGFDSVLEDSGRSREFKPVRIVCSLEESLLGHRPRESRLALEEMVDRGELSLGNAERIGLMIAEYRFEEALGLLNEEGGE from the coding sequence ATGGTGTTGCCTTTCCCCCACGGCGAGATGTGTCTTTCCATACTGGACTCGGTGCTCTACGGGCTGTTGGTCTACGATGGCGACAGGGTATCGTTCGCCAATAGAAAGGCCGTCAGCATCCTCGGTTACGAGGATCAGGAAGCCATAGTCGGTCGTCCCCTGCTCGATCTTATACATCCCGACGACAGGGCCGTTCTCTGGGAGAGGATCCCCAATGCCGCCGCCAGACATACGGTGGTGGGAGAGGAGAGGCTCCTTAAAAAGGACGGATCCTCGGCCCTGGTAGACATAGAGATTTTCCCGATGAAACCGGATGGGTCGGGAAAATCCCTCATGTTCCTGAGGGACATCTCCATGAGGAAGAGGGCGGAAGAGTCTCATTGGGAGAGCGAAAAGAAATACTGGCAGCTTTTCAACTCCATGGGCGACGGTGCTTTCATAAGCGGTACCATCCGTTCGGACATGCCGAATAGGATATCGGAGATCAACGACAGTTTCTGCCGTATGTTGGGTTTTAGCAGGGAGGATCTTGTCGGTCGTCCTGTTATAGATATGGTGGATTCCAGCTCCAGGGACGAGGCTGAGGGTATGTTCGACAGGCTTCTGGACGAAGGGGAGTTGCTGCTTACTCTAAATCTGTTGAGAAAAGACGGCCGGACTTTTCCGGCGGAGCTGTCGGCCAGGGTTATACCGCTTTGGGATTATCCCGTGGTGATGACGGTCGTGAGGGACCTTTCGGATAAAGTAAGGGCCTCCAGCAGGGTGCGATTCGCCGAGAAAAGATACGAATCACTGTTCGATAACCTGGTGGACGCCATGTCTCTCAACGAGATAATGACGGACGAAGAGGGCAAGCCGTGGAACTACAGGCTGCTGGAGGTCAATCGGGCCTACGAGACTTTGACGGGGATGGGAAGAGAGGAGCTCGTTGGAAAAACCGCCTTGGAGCTGTTCCCCGGCGAGGATTTTCTTCTTTTCGACCTGTACCATTCGATAGCTACATCCGGAGAGTCCAAGAGGTTCGTCCATTCCTCTATCGAAAAGGGAACGGTCTGGGACATGGTGGTTTTCTCGCCGGAAGAGGGGCAGTTCGCCCTTCTGATCAGGGATATCACAGAGGAGAGACGGCTGGAGAGACTTATCCGACAGACGGAGAAGCTTCGTTCCCTGGGAGAGCTCACTGGAGGTATCGCCAACGATTTCTTGGCCTATTTCCAGGCCGTCTCCGGCTACGGCGAGACCCTTCGAGAGGATTCCAGCGATCCTTCGGCCAGGGTCATAGGGAGCAGGATCATCGATGTTTCCGAAAGGGCCTTGTCGCTTATAAGAAAGCTTCTGGCGTTTTCCAAAAAGGGAGATGTAGACTTCTGCCCGGTGGACGTACACGACGTTTTATTGAAGCTACGGGGCCTTTTTTCCCACGGATTCGAGGAAGGCCCCGAGGTCGAGCTGTATCTGAAGGCCCCTATCGGTCGGGTGCTGGGCGACGAGGGGCAGCTGTACAACGCCTTCATGAATTTGATGCTGAACGCCAAGGAGGCCGACCCCGAGGGCGATGCAGTCACTGTTCACACCGGTTTTGCCCGTCTGGGCGAGGAAAGCTGTGGGGAGCTGTTGGGGGAGCCCTCCCCGGGCGATTTTATCCGCATATCGGTGGAGGATCACGGCTCGGGAATCGGAAGGAGCGATCTTTCCAGGATAATGGAGCCCTTTTTCTCCACCAAGAAAAACTCGATAGGCATGGGTTTGCCGGAGGTCTTCGGTATAGTTCGGTCTCACGGAGGAGGTCTGTCCATAGAAACGGAGGAGAGGAAGGGAACCACCGTTTCCCTGTTTCTGCCTCTTTTCAAGGAGGAATACGGTGGCAGCAGTTTTGAAGGGTTCGACTCGGTGTTGGAAGACTCCGGTCGGAGCAGGGAGTTCAAGCCGGTCCGTATAGTCTGCTCCCTCGAGGAATCCCTCTTAGGACATCGTCCTCGAGAGTCCAGGTTGGCTCTCGAGGAGATGGTCGATCGAGGTGAACTGTCCCTGGGGAATGCAGAGAGGATAGGCCTGATGATAGCGGAATATCGTTTCGAGGAAGCTTTGGGGCTTTTGAACGAAGAGGGCGGGGAGTGA
- a CDS encoding phosphoribosyltransferase family protein: MDFYELHLAGLVRRLPKVAISKDLSIASFVMMGDTELVERCAEKLTEKLGDISLDALVCPEAKAIPLTHAMARIMKLNYVVIRKSVKGYMVEPLVETVRSITTTEEQTLVMDGSDVAKIRGRKVCLVDDVVSTGASLRSARQILDRAGAITVAQAAPLLEEGGHDGEGVTFLETLPVFPTEK; this comes from the coding sequence ATGGACTTTTACGAGCTACACCTGGCGGGACTGGTCAGGCGACTGCCCAAGGTAGCCATCTCGAAAGACCTGTCCATAGCGTCTTTCGTGATGATGGGAGACACGGAACTGGTGGAACGATGCGCCGAGAAGCTGACCGAAAAACTGGGCGATATATCCCTGGACGCACTGGTCTGCCCCGAGGCGAAGGCTATTCCCCTGACCCACGCCATGGCCAGGATTATGAAGCTTAACTACGTTGTCATAAGAAAATCGGTGAAAGGCTACATGGTGGAGCCTCTGGTCGAGACGGTGAGGTCGATAACCACCACAGAAGAGCAGACCCTCGTAATGGACGGATCGGACGTAGCCAAGATAAGAGGGCGAAAGGTGTGTCTGGTGGACGACGTGGTGTCCACAGGGGCGTCCCTCCGATCGGCCAGACAGATACTCGACAGGGCCGGAGCCATAACGGTGGCTCAGGCGGCACCTCTGCTCGAGGAGGGAGGTCACGACGGAGAAGGAGTGACCTTCCTGGAGACTCTGCCGGTATTCCCCACGGAGAAATAG
- a CDS encoding DUF2207 domain-containing protein produces the protein MRSDMRLAKAVALFILGLFLCVMPVEAAEVISDFRSDVSVEIDGTVKVTETISVVAEGHNIKRGIFRDFPTVYERPEGGTMTVPFEVSEVTRDGRPEKWSTEGLSNGIRVRIGNPDHLLSRGEHRYTISYTTARQIGFYEEYDELYWNVTGNGWMFPIEKASCTVNLPEGARILQTGAWTGIQGSKDRLAVMKAEGGEASFAITRPLAPGEGLTIALSWPKGIVAPPAKNAYFMTDHGLDLAFGGTVLIGLIYFFWAWLKVGKDPKKGIIVPRFLPPEGMSPAAVRQLSIMGFDGRSFSSAIISLAVKGYLVISEEEGFLKKYKITKTPDDRRKGAIPPEEKRLFDTLLGDRESILLKQENHETLGAAKEALSDSLNAEYGRLYDNNLGYGIIGVLIMTAILVPSFFLFGKGEEEIFFGLGVTVATLVMGFMVMGLVRNLRKTWRENSGFKAFFKILTKTLVLLLTLFLMLMAISLTFYVLSPICAMTMPIIAFIPVFFIPILSAPTKEGRSLMDEIEGFSMYLKVAEEDRLNLLNPPERTPELFERYLPYALALGLEQKWGEKFASVLSSVDSGDGGYNPTWYVGSAPLYAAGMGDFASSLGSSFSDAISSASTAPGSDSAFSGGGGGGGSAGGGGGGGGGGGW, from the coding sequence ATGAGGTCAGATATGAGGCTGGCGAAAGCGGTCGCCCTCTTTATTCTGGGACTCTTTCTCTGCGTTATGCCCGTCGAGGCGGCGGAGGTCATATCCGATTTCCGAAGCGACGTATCCGTCGAGATAGACGGTACCGTCAAGGTGACGGAGACCATATCGGTAGTAGCGGAAGGCCATAACATAAAGAGGGGAATATTCAGGGACTTCCCCACCGTCTACGAGAGGCCCGAAGGAGGAACCATGACGGTCCCCTTCGAGGTGAGCGAGGTGACGAGAGACGGAAGACCCGAGAAATGGAGCACCGAGGGACTGTCCAACGGAATCAGGGTAAGGATAGGAAACCCGGACCACCTTCTGTCCAGGGGGGAACACCGCTACACGATATCTTACACGACCGCCCGTCAGATAGGCTTTTACGAGGAGTACGACGAGCTATACTGGAACGTCACGGGAAACGGCTGGATGTTCCCCATCGAAAAGGCATCCTGCACCGTTAACCTCCCGGAAGGAGCTAGAATACTCCAGACCGGAGCCTGGACCGGAATTCAGGGATCGAAGGACAGGCTCGCTGTCATGAAGGCGGAGGGAGGCGAGGCATCCTTTGCCATCACCAGACCCTTAGCTCCGGGAGAGGGGCTTACCATCGCTCTGTCATGGCCAAAGGGAATCGTAGCTCCTCCTGCTAAAAACGCCTATTTCATGACCGATCACGGCCTGGACCTGGCGTTCGGAGGGACCGTCTTGATCGGTCTGATCTACTTCTTCTGGGCCTGGCTGAAGGTCGGCAAAGACCCTAAGAAAGGCATCATCGTTCCGAGGTTCCTGCCTCCCGAGGGAATGTCTCCCGCAGCAGTGAGACAGTTGTCCATAATGGGCTTCGACGGCAGGTCCTTCTCCTCCGCCATAATATCCCTGGCCGTAAAGGGTTATCTGGTGATATCCGAGGAGGAGGGGTTCTTAAAAAAGTACAAGATAACGAAGACCCCTGATGACAGGCGAAAGGGAGCCATTCCTCCGGAGGAGAAAAGGCTATTCGACACCCTGCTGGGCGACAGGGAGAGCATCCTGCTGAAACAGGAAAACCACGAAACCCTGGGAGCGGCCAAGGAAGCTCTTTCGGACAGCCTTAACGCCGAATACGGAAGGCTCTACGATAACAACCTCGGCTACGGGATAATAGGGGTGCTGATCATGACGGCCATACTGGTTCCGTCGTTCTTCCTGTTCGGGAAAGGAGAAGAAGAGATCTTCTTCGGACTTGGGGTAACCGTGGCCACACTGGTCATGGGCTTCATGGTCATGGGGCTGGTCAGAAACCTGCGAAAGACGTGGAGGGAGAACTCCGGATTCAAGGCCTTCTTCAAGATCCTGACAAAAACGCTGGTATTGCTTCTGACGCTTTTCTTGATGCTGATGGCCATCTCCCTGACTTTCTACGTACTCTCACCCATATGCGCAATGACCATGCCGATAATAGCCTTCATACCGGTGTTCTTCATTCCCATATTGAGTGCACCTACCAAAGAGGGCAGGAGCCTGATGGACGAGATAGAGGGATTCTCCATGTACCTAAAGGTCGCGGAGGAAGATCGCCTCAACCTCCTCAACCCTCCGGAGAGAACCCCCGAGCTGTTCGAGAGGTACCTGCCCTACGCTCTGGCTCTGGGACTGGAGCAAAAATGGGGAGAGAAGTTCGCATCGGTGCTCTCCTCCGTCGATTCAGGAGACGGCGGATATAATCCGACGTGGTACGTGGGATCCGCTCCTCTGTATGCGGCAGGAATGGGAGATTTCGCATCCTCTCTGGGGTCCTCCTTCTCGGACGCGATCTCCTCGGCCTCTACCGCCCCGGGATCGGATTCCGCCTTTTCCGGAGGCGGAGGTGGCGGTGGCTCTGCTGGCGGAGGCGGCGGCGGTGGAGGTGGTGGCGGCTGGTAG
- a CDS encoding SH3 domain-containing C40 family peptidase, with translation MRLKTVRATAIVAVFLCLRLPAWGLGGIEGIPQSPMYHAVSQPDLPIIPKEIQLRHYEKLKKRFYSPWDQDEPREGKEVILWVLDRYCRDGVYGENLSPRTDEWKKRMAESCRVDSVGELGTRAVSLRETSLRLLPTKSPAFLSPELPGEGYPFDYLQNSLVHAGEPLYLSHFSEDGLWGWCDTSYASGWVDMADLATVNDEMATQWRSMELAAVAREDVVLAYRGSSLFKAKIGTLLPMKSRGATTVTVEIPMAGQDGIASSVELRAPMTSVSPAPLRPTAWSAATLAEQLMNEPYGWGGFLKNRDCSATTRDLMLPLGIWLPRNSRAQAKEGKVISLERMSRQEKIDTISREGIPFFSLIGQPGHIMLYIGTYRGKPLILHDMWGIRTEKKGSEGRYIVGKTVISTLNLGEDLPDHAPGKLILDRIDRLTIPWLPET, from the coding sequence ATGAGGTTAAAAACCGTTCGAGCGACCGCAATAGTCGCGGTTTTTCTATGCCTCCGACTCCCCGCATGGGGACTCGGAGGCATAGAGGGAATACCACAGTCGCCAATGTATCACGCAGTCTCCCAGCCGGACCTACCGATAATACCCAAGGAAATTCAGCTGAGACATTATGAAAAACTCAAAAAACGCTTCTACTCTCCCTGGGACCAGGACGAGCCGAGAGAGGGCAAAGAGGTTATCCTATGGGTTCTGGACCGTTACTGTAGAGACGGGGTTTACGGCGAAAACCTCTCCCCTCGCACCGACGAATGGAAAAAAAGGATGGCCGAATCTTGCCGGGTCGACTCGGTCGGAGAGCTGGGCACGAGGGCAGTCTCCCTGAGAGAGACATCCTTGAGGCTGCTCCCTACGAAATCCCCCGCCTTTCTGTCTCCCGAACTGCCGGGAGAGGGCTACCCCTTCGACTACCTACAGAACAGTCTGGTCCACGCCGGAGAACCTCTCTACCTGTCTCATTTCTCGGAAGACGGACTTTGGGGATGGTGCGATACATCCTACGCCTCGGGATGGGTGGACATGGCCGACCTGGCGACGGTGAACGACGAAATGGCGACGCAATGGAGATCCATGGAGCTGGCGGCGGTAGCGAGAGAAGACGTCGTCCTGGCATATCGCGGTAGTTCGCTCTTCAAGGCCAAGATAGGGACACTGCTGCCGATGAAAAGCAGAGGGGCGACCACCGTCACAGTGGAGATTCCCATGGCAGGGCAGGACGGAATCGCCTCGTCCGTCGAGCTGAGGGCACCAATGACCTCCGTGTCCCCGGCTCCCCTGAGACCTACCGCCTGGAGTGCGGCGACCCTGGCGGAACAGTTGATGAACGAGCCCTACGGCTGGGGAGGCTTCCTGAAAAACCGGGATTGCAGCGCCACAACCAGAGACCTTATGCTGCCTCTAGGCATCTGGCTGCCCAGGAACTCAAGAGCTCAGGCAAAGGAGGGTAAGGTCATATCCCTGGAGAGGATGTCTCGGCAGGAAAAGATAGATACGATTTCGAGAGAGGGAATACCTTTTTTCTCCCTGATAGGCCAGCCTGGACACATAATGCTCTACATAGGAACCTACAGAGGAAAACCCTTGATACTCCACGACATGTGGGGAATAAGGACCGAGAAAAAAGGCAGTGAAGGACGGTATATAGTGGGCAAAACCGTGATATCCACACTGAATCTGGGAGAGGACCTTCCGGACCACGCCCCGGGCAAACTGATACTGGATCGAATCGACAGATTGACGATTCCATGGCTTCCCGAAACATAA
- the rlmN gene encoding 23S rRNA (adenine(2503)-C(2))-methyltransferase RlmN: protein MSDMTYGLEFNYDEWRNFVDEAGEPSYRADQLCQWIYGKKVFDIHRMTNLSKDLRSKLEGHLYVQPPFAVDVQKSSDGTVKFLWRFLDGQEVESVLMDHGNHHTACLSTQVGCPLRCDFCATGRQGFVRNLTVGEIVGHFLAMESWLGQDIKNIVFMGMGEPLLNWENVKKAIEILNHPKMRGMGIRRITISTSGVVPGILALADSGLDVRLSFSLHAPNDQIRSKLMPVNERYPLGQVVEALQEFQKKTGNRITVEYVLLKRINDEPSMAYEIAALLSDLDVYINLIPYNPVVERYGRPSASRINPFMATLRELGLEVELRKEKGTDIDAACGQLRGKRG from the coding sequence ATGTCGGATATGACCTACGGTCTAGAGTTCAATTACGATGAGTGGCGGAATTTCGTCGACGAGGCGGGAGAGCCGTCCTACAGAGCGGATCAGCTCTGTCAATGGATATACGGGAAAAAGGTTTTCGATATACATAGGATGACTAACCTCTCCAAGGATCTTCGTTCGAAGCTGGAGGGGCATCTGTACGTTCAGCCGCCCTTCGCCGTGGACGTTCAGAAGTCTTCGGACGGAACGGTAAAGTTTTTGTGGCGTTTTCTCGACGGTCAGGAGGTGGAGTCGGTCCTGATGGATCACGGCAACCACCATACCGCCTGTCTCTCCACCCAGGTGGGATGTCCCCTCAGGTGCGATTTCTGCGCTACCGGAAGACAGGGTTTCGTTCGGAACCTCACCGTGGGAGAGATAGTGGGGCATTTCCTGGCGATGGAATCCTGGCTGGGGCAGGACATAAAGAATATAGTCTTCATGGGAATGGGAGAGCCTCTGCTCAACTGGGAGAACGTAAAGAAGGCCATAGAAATCCTTAACCACCCCAAGATGAGGGGAATGGGAATCAGGAGGATAACCATATCGACCTCCGGGGTCGTCCCGGGAATTCTGGCCTTGGCCGATTCGGGGCTCGACGTTCGACTCTCCTTTTCTCTGCACGCTCCGAACGACCAAATTCGCTCGAAGCTCATGCCGGTCAACGAGCGTTATCCCCTGGGTCAGGTGGTAGAGGCTCTTCAGGAGTTCCAGAAAAAGACCGGCAACAGGATCACGGTAGAGTACGTTCTGCTCAAGAGGATCAACGACGAGCCCTCCATGGCCTACGAGATAGCCGCTCTTCTGTCCGATTTGGACGTGTACATAAACCTGATTCCCTATAATCCGGTGGTGGAACGTTACGGCAGACCCTCGGCCAGCAGGATAAATCCCTTTATGGCCACCTTGAGAGAACTGGGGTTGGAGGTCGAGTTGAGAAAGGAAAAGGGAACGGATATAGACGCCGCCTGCGGACAGCTCCGAGGAAAGAGAGGCTGA
- a CDS encoding ZIP family metal transporter, translated as MESFIQLHPVLQALIGTLFTWGMTAAGSGMVYVSKEPGQKTLDIMLGFAAGVMIAASYWSLLAPAIQMSEDMGVPGWIPAAVGFLAGGGILRLVDRYLPHLHLGLPTSEAEGVQTRWKRTTLLVLAITLHNIPEGLAVGVAFGAVAYGLPSATLAGAIALALGIGIQNFPEGMAVSLPLRREGLSQNKSFTYGQLSGVVEPIAGVIGAAIVGISRPILPYALAFAAGAMIFVVVEEVIPESQQSGNGDLATMGVMLGFTIMMILDVALG; from the coding sequence ATGGAAAGTTTTATTCAACTACACCCGGTACTTCAGGCGCTTATAGGGACCCTCTTCACCTGGGGAATGACCGCCGCCGGTTCCGGGATGGTGTACGTAAGCAAGGAACCGGGGCAAAAGACCCTGGACATCATGCTAGGCTTCGCGGCGGGAGTGATGATAGCAGCCAGCTACTGGTCCCTTCTGGCTCCAGCCATACAGATGTCCGAGGATATGGGAGTTCCCGGCTGGATTCCGGCCGCCGTAGGTTTTCTTGCCGGAGGCGGCATCCTGAGGCTGGTGGACCGATACCTGCCCCACCTGCACCTGGGACTTCCTACCAGCGAGGCGGAGGGAGTACAGACCAGATGGAAAAGGACCACCCTGCTGGTACTGGCCATAACCCTGCACAACATACCGGAAGGCCTGGCGGTTGGCGTGGCTTTCGGCGCAGTGGCTTACGGTCTCCCCTCTGCCACCCTGGCTGGAGCGATAGCTCTTGCCCTGGGAATAGGCATACAGAACTTCCCCGAGGGAATGGCGGTGTCCCTACCTCTCAGAAGGGAAGGACTCTCGCAAAACAAAAGCTTTACCTACGGCCAGCTTTCCGGCGTGGTCGAGCCCATCGCCGGTGTGATCGGAGCCGCCATAGTGGGAATATCCAGGCCGATACTTCCCTACGCCCTGGCTTTCGCCGCCGGAGCCATGATATTCGTCGTGGTGGAGGAGGTTATTCCGGAATCCCAACAGAGCGGTAACGGCGACCTGGCAACGATGGGAGTCATGCTGGGGTTCACCATTATGATGATCCTAGACGTGGCTTTGGGTTAG